A region from the Dinoroseobacter shibae DFL 12 = DSM 16493 genome encodes:
- a CDS encoding PLP-dependent cysteine synthase family protein gives MQLSAAASTRDWVAEAVRKLEADVQRSADTHLFKLELPGLRGVDLYLKDESTHPTGSLKHRLARSLFLYALCNGQLCAGRPVIEASSGSTAVSEAYFAQMLGLPFIAVMPRRTARSKIAEITRFGGTCHFVDSAPEMHAAATTLAAETGGYFMDQFLYAERATDWRGNNNIAESIFRQMARERFPIPAALVMSAGTGGTSATLGRYIRYRGFETQLVVVDPENSVFYDSYMSGDATLSRACSSRIEGIGRPIVEKSFQPDVIDTMLQVPDTASVATALWLSDRIGRKVGGSTGTNLWGALQIADRMQAAGTEGSIVTVMCDAGERYLDTYHDPDWVAREIGDIGPACAALARWDRHAG, from the coding sequence GTGCAGCTGAGCGCCGCCGCCAGTACCCGCGACTGGGTCGCCGAGGCCGTCCGCAAGCTCGAAGCGGATGTCCAGCGCTCCGCCGACACCCACCTGTTCAAGCTCGAGCTGCCCGGACTGCGCGGCGTGGACCTCTATCTCAAGGACGAGAGCACACACCCTACCGGCAGCCTGAAACACCGGCTGGCGCGATCCCTGTTCCTCTACGCGCTCTGCAACGGCCAGCTGTGCGCAGGCCGCCCGGTGATCGAGGCCTCCTCCGGCAGCACCGCGGTGTCCGAGGCCTATTTCGCCCAGATGCTCGGCCTGCCCTTCATCGCGGTGATGCCGCGCAGGACCGCGCGCAGCAAGATCGCCGAGATCACGCGCTTCGGCGGCACCTGCCATTTCGTCGACAGCGCGCCCGAGATGCACGCCGCCGCCACCACACTCGCCGCAGAGACCGGCGGCTACTTCATGGACCAGTTCCTCTATGCCGAACGGGCGACGGACTGGCGCGGCAACAACAACATCGCCGAGAGCATCTTTCGCCAGATGGCGCGCGAACGCTTCCCCATCCCCGCCGCCCTGGTGATGAGCGCGGGCACCGGCGGGACCTCGGCCACCCTGGGGCGATACATCCGCTACCGGGGCTTCGAGACGCAGCTGGTGGTGGTCGATCCCGAGAACTCGGTGTTCTACGACAGCTACATGAGCGGGGATGCCACGCTCAGCCGGGCCTGCTCCAGCCGGATCGAGGGGATCGGGCGACCCATCGTGGAGAAATCCTTTCAGCCCGACGTGATCGACACCATGCTGCAGGTGCCCGATACCGCCAGCGTCGCCACCGCCCTGTGGCTGTCGGACCGGATCGGGCGCAAGGTGGGCGGGTCCACGGGCACGAACCTCTGGGGCGCACTGCAGATCGCGGACCGGATGCAGGCGGCAGGCACCGAAGGCTCGATCGTCACGGTGATGTGCGACGCCGGGGAGCGGTATCTCGACACCTATCACGACCCGGACTGGGTGGCGCGGGAGATCGGCGATATCGGGCCTGCGTGCGCCGCGCTCGCCCGCTGGGACCGGCACGCGGGCTGA
- a CDS encoding ATP phosphoribosyltransferase regulatory subunit — MTISQRDRAVAARLFAAFLDAGAVPVEADILQPAETLLDLYGETIRHRAYVTADPVRGEQMLRPDFTVPVVQMHMAGGAEPARYAYAGEVFRKQEAGVERPREFLQVGYEVFDGADPAAADAEVFALLRAQFGAIPTRPVIGDIAILRAAISGLSTTDERKAALRRHIWRPRRFRALLDRFGGRLPVPEGRRALARAVADRGVAEVLAAHGPDMGLRSPAEVLARVETLQADLAAPPIPAAEVAVLEDISRLRESAPMALERLRDLAVDIPELTPALDGLEARLDALAALGQTPETLEFDGTYGRASLEYYDGFVFGIFARARPHMAPVASGGRYDALTAVLGQGRAIPAVGGVIRPGLLAQLEEART; from the coding sequence GTGACCATTTCCCAACGGGATCGCGCCGTGGCCGCGCGCCTCTTCGCGGCCTTCTTGGATGCGGGCGCCGTGCCGGTGGAGGCCGACATCCTCCAACCGGCCGAAACCCTGCTCGATCTCTATGGCGAGACCATCCGCCACCGCGCTTATGTCACTGCCGACCCGGTGCGCGGCGAACAGATGCTGCGCCCGGATTTCACCGTCCCCGTGGTGCAGATGCACATGGCGGGCGGGGCGGAGCCTGCGCGCTACGCCTATGCCGGGGAGGTCTTCCGCAAGCAGGAGGCCGGGGTCGAGCGCCCGCGCGAGTTCCTGCAAGTGGGCTACGAGGTTTTCGACGGCGCTGACCCCGCGGCCGCCGATGCGGAGGTCTTCGCCCTGCTGCGCGCCCAGTTCGGTGCCATCCCGACCCGGCCGGTGATCGGTGACATCGCGATCCTGCGCGCGGCGATCTCTGGGCTGTCCACCACCGACGAACGCAAGGCCGCCCTGCGCCGCCACATCTGGCGTCCCCGCCGGTTCCGGGCGCTGCTCGACCGGTTCGGCGGGCGACTGCCCGTGCCCGAAGGGCGGCGCGCGCTGGCCAGGGCCGTGGCCGATCGGGGCGTGGCCGAGGTACTGGCCGCGCACGGGCCTGACATGGGCCTGCGCAGCCCGGCGGAGGTGCTGGCCCGGGTCGAAACCCTGCAGGCCGACCTCGCCGCCCCGCCGATCCCGGCGGCGGAGGTCGCGGTGCTGGAGGATATCTCCCGCCTGCGCGAATCCGCCCCCATGGCGCTGGAGCGGCTGCGCGATCTCGCGGTGGACATCCCCGAGCTGACCCCTGCGCTCGACGGGCTGGAGGCGCGGCTGGACGCGCTGGCGGCCCTCGGTCAGACGCCCGAAACCCTAGAATTCGACGGTACCTACGGGCGCGCGTCGCTGGAATATTACGACGGCTTCGTCTTCGGCATCTTCGCCCGCGCGCGCCCCCACATGGCCCCCGTCGCTTCGGGCGGGCGCTACGACGCGCTGACGGCGGTGCTGGGCCAGGGCCGTGCGATCCCGGCGGTGGGCGGCGTGATCCGCCCGGGCCTGCTGGCGCAGCTGGAGGAGGCCCGGACATGA
- the panC gene encoding pantoate--beta-alanine ligase, which yields MTDVMRDVASLRMLQGMWRRAGETVGLVPTMGALHDGHMALARAAREECGKVIATIFVNPTQFGPTEDLDAYPNTFDSDLHMLREVGVDVVFAPTRDVMYPAGFGTTVKVAGLTAPLCGAARPGHFDGVTQVVAKLLNLGQADRAYFGQKDWQQLAVVRQMVRDLNFPTEIVGIPTVRAEDGLALSSRNAYLTEAEREIAPILYRTIRDAAARVAAGHGATGVCEAAARGLLGKGFTRIDYLECRDATTLAPAETPDPGTARIFVAAQLGGARLIDNVSVG from the coding sequence ATGACGGATGTGATGCGGGATGTGGCCTCCCTGCGGATGCTGCAGGGGATGTGGCGCCGCGCGGGCGAGACCGTGGGCCTGGTGCCGACCATGGGCGCGCTCCACGATGGGCACATGGCCCTGGCGCGCGCGGCGCGGGAGGAATGCGGCAAGGTGATCGCGACGATTTTCGTGAACCCGACGCAATTCGGGCCGACAGAGGATCTCGACGCCTATCCCAACACGTTCGACTCGGATCTGCACATGCTGCGCGAGGTCGGGGTGGACGTGGTCTTCGCCCCCACCCGCGACGTGATGTATCCCGCAGGCTTCGGCACCACGGTGAAGGTCGCCGGGCTGACCGCGCCGCTCTGCGGTGCTGCGCGGCCCGGGCATTTCGACGGGGTCACGCAGGTGGTGGCGAAGCTGCTGAACCTGGGCCAGGCGGATCGCGCCTATTTCGGCCAGAAGGACTGGCAGCAACTCGCCGTGGTCCGGCAAATGGTGCGCGACCTGAACTTCCCGACCGAGATCGTCGGCATCCCCACGGTGCGGGCCGAGGACGGGCTCGCGCTCAGCTCGCGCAACGCCTATCTGACCGAGGCCGAGCGCGAGATCGCGCCGATCCTCTACCGCACCATCCGCGACGCGGCCGCACGGGTCGCGGCGGGTCACGGAGCGACCGGCGTGTGCGAGGCGGCGGCGCGCGGCCTGCTGGGCAAGGGATTCACCCGGATCGACTACCTCGAATGCCGGGACGCTACGACGCTGGCGCCGGCAGAAACCCCGGACCCCGGCACGGCGCGGATCTTCGTTGCCGCCCAACTCGGCGGGGCCCGCCTGATCGACAATGTCTCCGTTGGGTGA
- a CDS encoding adenosylcobalamin-dependent ribonucleoside-diphosphate reductase, whose amino-acid sequence MTRFSAPISESIWDMKYRFKEADGTPIDVTVEDSWRRIARALASVESDPAAWEPKFYAALEDFKFLPAGRITAGAGTERSVTLFNCFVMGTVPDDMGGIFEGLKEAALTMQQGGGIGYDFSTIRPKGAAVKGVAADASGPLSFMDVWDAMCRTIMSAGSRRGAMMATMRCDHPDIEAFIAAKSDPARLRMFNVSVLVTDAFMEAVKADGSWDLVFDGKVYHTVEARDLWNKIMKATFEYAEPGVIFIDRINAANNLSYCETIAATNPCGEQPLPPYGACLLGSINLSRLISDPFGEGAALDEAALEELVATAVRMMDNVVDASRFPLEAQAAEARAKRRIGLGVTGLADALLMVGLRYGSEAAARQTERWLHRIARAAYLASVQLATEKGAFPLFEADAYLQSGTMQTMDADVRAAIAEHGIRNALLTSIAPTGTISLYAGNVSSGIEPVFAYSYTRKVLQKDGSRTEEEVVDYAVQLWREKFGDADLPDHFVNAQTLAPLDHVRMQAAAQKWVDSSISKTINCPEDISFAEFKDVYMAAWDQGCKGCTTYRPNAVTGSVLSVSDSATKDSEAEKGEVKPVSEARLDGDVVYISEPLDRPKALEGQTYKLKWPLTDHAIYITINDVIINGHRRPFEVFINSKNMEHFAWTVALTRMISAVFRRGGDVSFVVEELKAVFDPRGGAWMEGKYVPSILAAIGGVIERHMIATGFLEGEGMGLKTDPQAEVMAVGEAPRGPACANCGSHALRMIEGCNTCADCGFSKCG is encoded by the coding sequence ATGACACGCTTTTCCGCGCCGATCTCGGAGTCGATCTGGGACATGAAATACCGCTTCAAGGAGGCGGATGGGACGCCCATCGACGTGACGGTCGAGGACAGCTGGCGCCGGATCGCCCGGGCGCTTGCCTCTGTCGAGTCGGACCCGGCAGCATGGGAGCCGAAGTTCTACGCCGCCCTGGAGGATTTCAAGTTCCTGCCCGCGGGCCGGATCACCGCCGGCGCGGGGACCGAGCGGTCGGTGACCCTGTTCAACTGTTTCGTCATGGGCACGGTGCCGGACGACATGGGCGGGATCTTCGAGGGGCTGAAAGAGGCCGCCCTGACCATGCAGCAGGGCGGCGGCATCGGCTACGATTTCTCGACGATCCGGCCCAAGGGCGCGGCGGTCAAGGGCGTGGCGGCGGATGCCTCGGGGCCGCTGTCCTTCATGGATGTGTGGGACGCCATGTGCCGGACGATCATGTCCGCGGGCTCGCGGCGCGGGGCGATGATGGCCACCATGCGCTGCGACCACCCGGATATCGAGGCGTTCATCGCCGCCAAATCCGACCCGGCGCGGCTGCGGATGTTCAATGTCAGCGTGCTGGTCACCGACGCGTTCATGGAGGCGGTGAAGGCCGACGGCTCCTGGGACCTGGTGTTCGACGGCAAGGTCTATCACACGGTCGAGGCCCGCGACCTGTGGAACAAGATCATGAAGGCGACCTTCGAGTATGCCGAGCCCGGGGTGATCTTCATCGACCGGATCAATGCGGCCAACAACCTGAGCTATTGCGAGACCATCGCGGCGACGAACCCCTGCGGCGAGCAGCCGCTGCCGCCCTATGGCGCCTGCCTTCTGGGGTCAATCAACCTTTCGCGGCTGATCTCGGATCCGTTCGGGGAAGGCGCGGCACTGGACGAGGCGGCGCTGGAGGAGTTGGTCGCCACCGCAGTGCGAATGATGGACAACGTGGTCGATGCCTCCCGCTTCCCGCTGGAGGCGCAGGCCGCCGAGGCCCGCGCCAAGCGCCGGATCGGGCTGGGGGTCACGGGGTTGGCCGACGCGCTTCTGATGGTGGGGCTGCGCTATGGCTCCGAGGCAGCGGCGCGTCAGACCGAGCGCTGGTTGCACCGGATCGCCCGCGCCGCGTACCTGGCGTCGGTGCAACTGGCGACCGAAAAGGGCGCCTTTCCGCTCTTCGAGGCCGACGCCTATCTGCAGTCAGGCACGATGCAGACCATGGACGCCGACGTGCGCGCCGCGATTGCCGAGCACGGGATCCGCAACGCCCTGCTGACCTCGATCGCGCCCACCGGCACGATCAGCCTCTATGCCGGCAACGTGTCCTCGGGGATCGAGCCGGTCTTTGCCTACAGCTACACCCGCAAGGTGCTGCAAAAAGACGGCTCGCGCACCGAGGAAGAGGTGGTGGATTACGCCGTCCAGCTCTGGCGCGAGAAGTTCGGCGATGCGGACCTGCCAGACCACTTCGTCAACGCCCAGACCCTGGCCCCGCTCGACCACGTCCGGATGCAGGCGGCGGCGCAGAAATGGGTCGATTCGAGCATTTCCAAGACGATCAACTGCCCCGAGGATATCAGCTTCGCCGAGTTCAAGGACGTCTACATGGCCGCCTGGGACCAGGGCTGCAAGGGCTGCACGACCTACCGCCCGAACGCCGTGACGGGCTCGGTGCTGAGCGTGTCGGACAGCGCCACCAAGGACAGCGAGGCGGAAAAGGGCGAGGTCAAGCCGGTCTCCGAGGCGCGCCTCGACGGCGACGTGGTCTATATCTCCGAGCCGCTCGACCGGCCCAAGGCGCTGGAGGGGCAGACCTACAAGCTCAAATGGCCGCTGACGGACCACGCGATCTACATCACCATCAACGACGTGATCATCAACGGCCATCGCCGCCCGTTCGAGGTGTTCATCAACTCCAAGAACATGGAGCATTTCGCCTGGACCGTGGCGCTCACGCGGATGATCTCGGCGGTGTTCCGGCGCGGGGGCGACGTGTCCTTCGTGGTCGAAGAGCTCAAGGCCGTGTTCGACCCACGCGGCGGCGCCTGGATGGAAGGCAAGTATGTCCCCTCCATCCTCGCGGCCATCGGCGGGGTGATCGAGCGGCACATGATCGCCACGGGGTTTCTCGAAGGCGAGGGGATGGGCCTGAAGACCGACCCCCAGGCCGAGGTGATGGCCGTCGGCGAGGCGCCGCGCGGCCCGGCCTGCGCGAACTGCGGCAGCCATGCCCTGCGCATGATCGAGGGATGCAACACCTGCGCCGATTGCGGCTTCTCCAAATGCGGCTGA
- the hisG gene encoding ATP phosphoribosyltransferase, with protein sequence MTLKLGVPSKGRLMDKTFDWFGRHGITLQRTGSEREYAGSVDGVDGVALVLLSAGEIPRELAAGRIHLGVTGTDLVQEKLPDWMRQVRSIAPLGFGHADLILAVPKCWIDVETLDDLDAVAAQFRANHGFRLRIATKYHRLVHSHLSAHGVADYQLVDSQGATEGTVANLTAEAIADITSTGETLRANHLKILKGEPVLKSQATLFASRMADWDPTARAAMRALGAAMGRDDATDGVFQ encoded by the coding sequence ATGACCCTCAAGCTCGGCGTGCCGTCCAAGGGGCGGCTGATGGACAAGACCTTCGACTGGTTCGGCAGGCACGGCATCACCCTGCAGCGCACGGGCTCGGAGCGGGAATATGCCGGCTCGGTCGACGGGGTCGACGGCGTGGCGCTGGTGCTCCTGTCGGCGGGCGAGATCCCGCGCGAGCTCGCGGCCGGACGCATCCATCTCGGCGTGACCGGCACCGACCTGGTGCAGGAAAAGCTGCCCGACTGGATGCGCCAGGTCCGCAGCATCGCGCCCCTGGGATTCGGTCATGCGGACCTGATCCTCGCGGTGCCGAAATGCTGGATCGATGTGGAAACGCTGGACGATCTCGACGCCGTCGCGGCCCAGTTCCGCGCCAATCACGGCTTTCGTTTGCGCATTGCCACCAAGTACCACCGCCTGGTTCACAGCCACCTGAGCGCCCATGGCGTCGCCGACTACCAACTGGTCGACAGCCAGGGCGCCACCGAGGGCACGGTCGCCAACCTGACCGCCGAGGCAATCGCCGACATCACCTCGACGGGGGAGACTTTGCGTGCCAATCACCTCAAGATATTGAAGGGGGAGCCTGTCCTGAAATCCCAGGCCACCCTGTTTGCCTCGCGCATGGCCGACTGGGATCCCACGGCGCGCGCCGCGATGCGGGCCCTGGGGGCGGCCATGGGACGGGACGACGCGACGGACGGAGTGTTCCAATGA
- a CDS encoding homospermidine synthase produces MTDYPIYGRIDGPLVMIGYGSIGRGTLPLIERHFDFDRDQLLVVEPKPERVELLRSRGIPCKQLALTPENYRDELSALFPDGKGFCVNLSVDTSSLDLMKHCRALGVLYIDTVAEPWAGWYFETADNAARTNYALRQAVRDEKAANPGGTTAVSCCGANPGMVSWFVKAGLMKLAEDLGHGTQAPSTREGWAALMRDLGVKGVHIAERDTQVRAEPKPHMVFVNTWSVEGFIAEGYQPSEMGWGTFEPWMPENAHRHETGCKAAIWLEQPGADTRVRSWCPTRGPQFGFLVTHNEAISIADYYTVGAGDHPEFRPTCHYAYHPCDDAVLSLHEMFGSGEIQTEHHIMDVDEITDGIDELGVLLYGHAKNALWYGSRLSNEETRSLAPDQNATGLQVTSAVLAGMVWALENPRAGIVETDEMDHARCLEVQLPYLGPVEGHYTDWTPLTDRDSPFPEDLALDEPWALQNTLAR; encoded by the coding sequence ATGACCGATTATCCGATTTACGGCCGCATCGACGGCCCGCTGGTGATGATCGGTTACGGCTCCATCGGGCGGGGGACGCTGCCGCTGATCGAGCGGCATTTCGACTTCGACCGGGACCAGCTCCTGGTGGTGGAGCCCAAGCCGGAGCGGGTGGAATTGCTCAGGTCCCGGGGCATTCCCTGCAAGCAGCTGGCCCTGACGCCCGAGAATTACCGCGACGAGCTGAGCGCGCTCTTCCCCGACGGCAAGGGGTTCTGCGTGAACCTGTCGGTGGATACCTCCTCGCTCGACCTGATGAAGCACTGCCGCGCGCTCGGTGTGCTCTATATCGACACCGTGGCGGAACCCTGGGCCGGCTGGTATTTCGAGACCGCCGACAACGCCGCGCGCACCAACTACGCCCTGCGCCAGGCGGTGCGGGACGAGAAGGCCGCGAACCCCGGCGGGACCACCGCCGTGTCCTGCTGCGGGGCCAACCCGGGCATGGTGTCCTGGTTCGTCAAGGCCGGGCTGATGAAGCTGGCCGAGGATCTGGGCCACGGGACCCAGGCCCCGAGCACCCGCGAGGGCTGGGCCGCGCTGATGCGCGATCTGGGCGTCAAGGGCGTCCATATCGCTGAGCGCGACACCCAGGTCCGCGCCGAGCCCAAGCCGCACATGGTCTTCGTGAACACCTGGTCGGTCGAGGGGTTCATCGCCGAAGGCTACCAGCCGTCGGAAATGGGCTGGGGCACGTTCGAGCCCTGGATGCCCGAGAACGCCCATCGCCACGAGACCGGCTGCAAGGCGGCGATCTGGCTCGAACAGCCCGGCGCCGACACCCGGGTGCGCAGCTGGTGCCCGACGCGCGGGCCGCAATTCGGCTTTCTCGTGACCCATAACGAGGCGATCTCGATTGCCGATTACTACACCGTGGGCGCGGGGGATCACCCCGAGTTCCGGCCGACCTGCCATTATGCCTACCATCCCTGCGACGACGCGGTGCTGTCGCTGCACGAGATGTTCGGCTCGGGCGAGATCCAGACAGAGCATCACATCATGGATGTGGACGAGATCACCGACGGGATCGACGAGTTGGGCGTGCTGCTCTACGGGCACGCGAAGAACGCGCTGTGGTACGGCTCGCGCCTGTCCAACGAGGAAACCAGGTCGCTCGCGCCGGACCAGAACGCCACCGGGTTGCAGGTGACCTCCGCCGTGCTCGCGGGCATGGTCTGGGCGCTGGAGAACCCGCGCGCGGGCATCGTCGAGACCGACGAGATGGACCATGCCCGCTGCCTGGAGGTGCAGTTGCCCTATCTCGGCCCGGTCGAGGGGCATTACACCGACTGGACGCCGCTCACCGACCGCGACAGCCCGTTCCCCGAGGACCTCGCGCTCGACGAGCCCTGGGCGCTGCAGAACACCCTGGCGCGGTAG
- a CDS encoding DUF1489 family protein yields MDKTVHLIKLCVGAEKVEDLTDWQASPRAKGPDGLPRHVTRMWPKREAEVLNGGSIYWVFKGIVLARQRILRLDEVTGGDGIRRCGIVLDPKVHRTEAAPKRPFQGWRYLPPEDAPADLSSALRREETLPPTLELALAEIGVR; encoded by the coding sequence GTGGACAAGACGGTACATCTGATCAAGCTCTGCGTCGGGGCGGAGAAGGTCGAGGATCTGACCGACTGGCAGGCCTCGCCCCGCGCCAAGGGCCCCGACGGGTTGCCCCGGCATGTCACCCGGATGTGGCCCAAACGCGAGGCGGAGGTTCTCAACGGCGGCTCGATCTACTGGGTGTTCAAGGGCATCGTTCTGGCGCGCCAGCGGATCCTGCGGCTGGACGAGGTCACCGGAGGCGACGGCATCCGCCGCTGCGGCATCGTTCTGGACCCGAAGGTGCACCGGACCGAGGCCGCGCCCAAGCGCCCGTTCCAGGGCTGGCGCTACCTGCCGCCCGAGGACGCCCCGGCGGACCTGTCCAGTGCGCTGCGCCGCGAAGAGACCCTGCCCCCGACGCTGGAACTGGCGCTGGCGGAGATCGGCGTGCGCTGA
- the rpsD gene encoding 30S ribosomal protein S4, with protein sequence MTKRTSAKYKIDRRMGENIWGRPKSPVNRREYGPGQHGQRRKQKMSDFGLQLRAKQKLKGYYGDLTEKQFRRIYAEAERVKGDTGENLIGLLERRLDAVVYRAKFVPTVFAARQFVNHGHVLVNGERVNIPSYRVKEGDVIEVREKSRQMAALLEATQLPERDVPDYVDADHNKMKATFVRTPGLADVPYPVMMEPNLVIEYYAQN encoded by the coding sequence GTGACCAAACGCACGTCTGCCAAGTACAAGATCGACCGCCGCATGGGCGAAAACATCTGGGGCCGTCCGAAATCCCCGGTGAACCGCCGCGAATACGGCCCCGGCCAGCACGGCCAGCGCCGCAAGCAGAAGATGTCCGACTTCGGCCTGCAGCTGCGCGCCAAGCAGAAGCTCAAGGGCTATTACGGCGACCTGACCGAAAAGCAGTTCCGCCGCATCTATGCCGAGGCCGAGCGGGTCAAGGGCGACACCGGCGAGAACCTCATCGGTCTGCTGGAGCGTCGCCTCGACGCCGTGGTCTATCGCGCCAAGTTCGTGCCCACCGTGTTCGCCGCGCGCCAGTTCGTGAACCACGGCCACGTCCTCGTGAACGGCGAGCGGGTGAACATCCCCTCCTACCGGGTCAAGGAAGGCGACGTCATCGAGGTGCGCGAGAAGTCCCGCCAGATGGCCGCCCTGCTCGAGGCGACCCAGCTGCCCGAGCGCGACGTGCCCGACTATGTCGATGCCGACCACAACAAGATGAAAGCGACCTTCGTCCGCACACCGGGCCTTGCGGATGTGCCCTATCCGGTGATGATGGAACCGAACCTCGTGATCGAATACTACGCACAGAACTGA
- a CDS encoding SlyX family protein, with translation MTQHDTARLEEKLAHLEKTVDELSEVVAGQARQIDRMELQLRRLRDQSAAREAEGTGGVILADERPPHY, from the coding sequence ATGACACAGCACGATACCGCCAGGCTGGAAGAGAAACTGGCCCATCTGGAGAAGACCGTGGACGAGTTGTCCGAGGTGGTGGCGGGCCAGGCCAGGCAGATCGACCGGATGGAGCTGCAACTGCGCCGGTTGCGCGACCAGAGTGCCGCGCGGGAGGCCGAGGGCACCGGCGGCGTGATCCTCGCCGACGAGCGCCCACCGCATTACTGA
- the hisS gene encoding histidine--tRNA ligase — protein MAKPKKTPRPKAQTPKGFRDYFGTEVTERKAMLDKIAEVYHLYGFDPLETSAVETVEALGKFLPDVDRPNEGVFAWQEDDADWLALRYDLTAPLARVAAQYRNDLPSPYRRYAMGPVWRNEKPGPGRFRQFYQCDADTVGAPSVAADAEVCAMLATALEAVGIARGDYIVRVNNRKVLNGVFESAGLLDSEYLADNLKRVGIAIRAVDKFDRLGSDGVKALLGKGREDESGAFVEGANLAEWQIDRILGFATAKQSTELETLDRLTELVGNSDEGLQGVEELKHISDLLSAQGFGPDRIVIDPSVVRGLGYYTGPVFEAELTFEVQNDKGQTVQFGSVAGGGRYDDLVKRFTGQAVPATGVSIGVDRLLAALRAKGQAQTAAPGPVIVTVMDRDRIADYQAMVGTLRDAGIRAELYLGNPKNFGNQLKYADKRAAPVAVIQGSDEAARGVVQIKDLVLGAQIAESASLDEWKSQPAQREVPVADLVAEVQAILARGA, from the coding sequence ATGGCCAAGCCCAAGAAGACCCCGCGCCCCAAGGCCCAGACGCCCAAGGGCTTTCGCGACTATTTCGGCACTGAGGTGACCGAACGCAAGGCCATGCTCGACAAGATCGCCGAGGTGTATCACCTGTACGGGTTCGACCCGCTGGAAACCTCCGCCGTCGAGACGGTCGAGGCGCTGGGCAAGTTCCTGCCGGACGTGGACCGGCCCAACGAAGGCGTCTTTGCCTGGCAGGAAGACGACGCGGACTGGCTGGCGCTGCGCTACGACCTGACCGCGCCGCTCGCCCGGGTCGCCGCCCAGTACCGCAACGACCTGCCCAGCCCCTATCGGCGCTACGCCATGGGCCCGGTCTGGCGCAACGAGAAACCCGGCCCGGGGCGGTTCCGGCAGTTCTATCAATGCGATGCGGACACCGTGGGCGCGCCCAGCGTGGCGGCGGATGCCGAGGTCTGCGCGATGCTCGCCACAGCGCTCGAGGCCGTGGGGATCGCCCGCGGCGACTACATCGTGCGGGTAAATAATCGAAAAGTACTGAACGGCGTATTCGAGAGCGCTGGTCTGCTGGATTCCGAATACCTCGCAGACAACCTAAAGCGCGTGGGAATTGCGATCCGCGCCGTCGATAAGTTTGATCGTTTGGGTTCGGACGGGGTGAAAGCTCTTCTCGGTAAGGGGAGAGAGGATGAAAGCGGAGCGTTTGTAGAAGGTGCCAATCTAGCAGAGTGGCAAATTGACCGTATTTTAGGGTTCGCGACGGCAAAGCAATCAACCGAATTGGAGACGCTTGATCGTCTTACAGAACTCGTTGGCAACTCAGATGAAGGTTTGCAGGGCGTTGAAGAGCTCAAGCACATCTCGGATCTGCTTTCCGCCCAGGGCTTCGGCCCCGATCGCATCGTCATCGACCCCTCCGTCGTGCGCGGGCTGGGCTACTACACCGGTCCGGTCTTCGAGGCGGAACTGACCTTCGAGGTCCAGAACGACAAGGGCCAGACCGTGCAATTCGGCTCCGTCGCGGGTGGCGGGCGCTATGACGACCTGGTCAAGCGCTTCACCGGGCAGGCGGTGCCGGCGACGGGGGTCTCCATCGGCGTCGACCGGCTGCTCGCGGCCCTGCGCGCCAAGGGGCAGGCGCAAACCGCGGCCCCCGGCCCGGTGATCGTCACCGTCATGGACCGCGACCGGATCGCCGACTACCAGGCCATGGTCGGCACCCTGCGGGACGCGGGCATCCGGGCCGAGCTCTACCTCGGGAACCCCAAGAATTTCGGCAACCAGCTCAAATACGCTGACAAGCGCGCCGCTCCCGTGGCCGTGATCCAGGGCAGTGACGAGGCCGCCCGCGGCGTGGTCCAGATCAAGGACCTCGTACTCGGTGCGCAGATCGCAGAAAGCGCCAGCCTCGATGAATGGAAATCGCAACCGGCCCAACGGGAGGTTCCCGTGGCCGACCTTGTGGCCGAGGTGCAGGCCATTCTCGCGCGCGGGGCCTGA